The following are from one region of the Chromobacterium phragmitis genome:
- a CDS encoding GNAT family N-acetyltransferase, which yields MLKENGLAPAVAMPAQSSDCGQTAKIRLANENDLASIARFDEMGGCRQQEIADACCMVAERKGEPVAYVSFQPVGLLGQPLLTYLYVAPAARRRGLGRKLIEAIQQTARGRMLLSSTEDWCVASQKIFTSLGWRKIGELTGVNKDGSTEYFYAIDLHQKG from the coding sequence ATGCTCAAGGAAAACGGCTTGGCTCCCGCAGTGGCCATGCCTGCCCAATCTTCCGATTGCGGCCAAACCGCCAAAATCCGCCTCGCCAATGAAAATGATCTTGCGTCGATCGCGCGCTTCGATGAGATGGGCGGCTGCCGACAGCAGGAAATTGCCGATGCCTGCTGCATGGTGGCGGAGCGCAAGGGAGAGCCCGTCGCCTATGTCAGCTTTCAGCCCGTCGGCCTGCTGGGCCAGCCGCTGCTGACATACCTCTATGTCGCGCCCGCCGCGCGCCGACGAGGCCTGGGCAGAAAATTGATAGAAGCGATTCAACAGACCGCCCGCGGCCGCATGCTGCTTTCCTCTACCGAGGACTGGTGCGTCGCCAGCCAGAAAATCTTCACCAGCCTTGGTTGGCGCAAGATAGGCGAGTTGACCGGCGTGAACAAAGATGGCTCCACCGAATATTTCTACGCGATAGATTTACATCAGAAAGGCTGA
- a CDS encoding type 1 glutamine amidotransferase family protein, with the protein MKRAVTLLTENFSDWETALVNSSLRVYYGCDVRFATPGGQPVTSSSGLMVTPHLALEDIELNGLDALIVSGGTIWRTEQAPNVAPIVAAARAHGAVVAGICDGTRALAQAGVLNEVRHTSNSADSLDLPGYAGTARYQDTPWAISDGGVITAPGTAPVSFMARILAALDLGGADLDAYLAQHAAEHREQA; encoded by the coding sequence ATGAAGCGCGCCGTCACCCTCCTCACCGAGAATTTTTCCGACTGGGAAACCGCCCTGGTCAACTCTTCGCTCCGCGTCTACTACGGCTGCGACGTGCGCTTCGCCACGCCCGGCGGCCAACCGGTCACGTCCTCAAGCGGGCTGATGGTGACGCCGCACCTGGCTTTGGAAGATATTGAACTGAATGGGCTGGATGCGCTGATAGTGAGCGGCGGAACCATATGGCGAACCGAGCAAGCGCCAAACGTCGCGCCCATTGTCGCCGCCGCGCGTGCGCATGGCGCGGTGGTGGCCGGCATCTGCGACGGCACACGGGCGCTTGCGCAAGCCGGCGTGTTGAATGAGGTTCGCCACACGTCCAATTCGGCGGACAGCCTGGACCTGCCAGGCTACGCGGGCACCGCCCGCTATCAGGATACGCCTTGGGCGATCAGCGATGGCGGCGTGATCACAGCCCCCGGCACCGCCCCAGTCAGCTTCATGGCGCGGATACTCGCGGCGCTTGACCTGGGCGGCGCGGATCTCGACGCCTATCTAGCGCAGCACGCCGCCGAGCACCGCGAACAGGCCTAA
- a CDS encoding thymidine kinase: protein MAKLFFRYAAMNSGKSTQLLQIANNYESMDKKVALYTSAIDDRYGVGMITSRLNIQRESNTFDAGFDFLAHEYGDTACVLIDEAQFMTPEQAQQLHRLAHSRNIPVICFGLRTDFQGHPFPGSAWLLSLADDVEEIKTICLCGRKATMHIRIDGAGKRVKEGPQVEIGGEARYRAVCGRCFHQD, encoded by the coding sequence ATGGCCAAACTGTTTTTCCGATACGCCGCGATGAACAGCGGCAAGAGCACCCAGCTGCTGCAGATCGCCAACAACTACGAATCGATGGACAAGAAGGTGGCGTTGTACACCAGCGCCATCGACGACCGCTACGGCGTGGGCATGATCACCTCCCGCCTCAACATCCAGCGCGAATCCAACACCTTCGACGCCGGTTTCGATTTCCTGGCGCATGAGTACGGCGACACCGCCTGCGTCCTGATCGACGAAGCCCAGTTCATGACGCCGGAGCAGGCGCAGCAGCTGCACCGCCTCGCCCACTCCCGCAACATTCCGGTGATCTGCTTCGGCCTGCGCACCGACTTTCAGGGCCATCCCTTCCCTGGCTCGGCCTGGCTGCTGTCGCTGGCCGACGATGTGGAAGAAATCAAGACCATCTGCCTCTGCGGCCGCAAAGCGACGATGCATATCCGCATCGACGGCGCCGGCAAACGGGTGAAGGAAGGCCCGCAAGTGGAAATCGGCGGCGAGGCGCGTTACCGCGCCGTATGCGGCCGCTGTTTCCACCAAGACTGA
- a CDS encoding ABC transporter ATP-binding protein, whose protein sequence is MTEFAIELTGINKSFGAVKANRDVTMSVPKGSIHGIIGENGAGKSTLMSILYGYYQADSGTIRVNGEDVRIRNSQEAIRLGIGMVHQHFMLVETFTVLENIVLGAEGGRLLKGGMDQAREHLKELNKNYSLEVDPDARVGDLGVGLQQRVEILKALYRGADVLILDEPTAVLTPQEADHLFHILRSLKAQGKTVILITHKLREVMDITDNVSVMRAGTVVDNVRTCDVDKEKLADLMVGRKVSLKVDKAECQAGAAVLDVKGLTLIDERQVKLLDNLNLQVKAGEIVGIAGVSGNGQSELLEVLAGMRDPSAGAVVYKGEDLLKLKCRAKPRAAVYRQRGIGHIPEDRSREGLVKAFSTFENAILGYHDDKSLSRGPLYSRKKLVERTRDFIAQFDIRPGNPLLRVGLLSGGNQQKVVLAREIHANPDLLLIGQPTRGVDIGAIEFIHKRLIELRDEGRAILLVSVELEEILALADRILVMAGGQITGEVAAKNADTISLGLLMGGHKH, encoded by the coding sequence ATGACCGAGTTTGCCATTGAACTGACAGGCATCAATAAGAGCTTTGGCGCCGTCAAGGCCAACCGCGACGTGACGATGAGCGTGCCGAAGGGAAGCATCCACGGCATCATCGGCGAGAACGGCGCCGGCAAGTCCACGCTGATGAGCATTCTGTACGGCTATTACCAGGCCGACAGCGGCACCATCCGCGTGAACGGCGAGGATGTCCGCATCCGCAACAGCCAGGAAGCCATCCGACTGGGAATCGGCATGGTCCACCAGCACTTCATGCTGGTGGAAACCTTCACTGTGCTGGAAAACATCGTGCTGGGCGCCGAAGGCGGTCGGCTGCTCAAGGGCGGCATGGACCAGGCCCGCGAGCATTTGAAGGAACTGAACAAGAACTACTCGCTGGAAGTGGACCCGGACGCGCGGGTCGGCGACCTGGGCGTAGGCTTGCAGCAGCGGGTGGAAATCCTGAAGGCGCTGTATCGCGGCGCCGACGTGCTGATCCTGGACGAACCCACCGCGGTGCTGACCCCGCAAGAGGCCGACCACCTGTTCCACATCCTGCGTTCGCTGAAGGCGCAGGGCAAGACAGTGATTCTGATCACCCACAAACTGCGCGAGGTGATGGATATCACCGACAACGTCAGCGTGATGCGCGCCGGCACCGTGGTGGACAACGTGCGCACTTGCGACGTGGACAAGGAAAAGCTGGCTGACCTGATGGTGGGCCGCAAAGTGTCGTTGAAGGTGGACAAGGCCGAGTGCCAGGCCGGCGCCGCCGTGCTGGACGTCAAGGGCCTGACCCTGATCGACGAGCGCCAGGTCAAGCTGCTGGACAACTTGAACCTCCAGGTCAAGGCTGGGGAGATCGTCGGCATCGCTGGCGTGTCCGGCAACGGCCAATCCGAATTGCTGGAAGTGCTGGCCGGCATGCGCGATCCGAGCGCCGGCGCCGTCGTCTACAAGGGCGAGGACCTGCTCAAGCTGAAATGCCGGGCCAAGCCGCGCGCCGCCGTTTATCGCCAGCGCGGCATCGGCCATATCCCGGAAGACCGTTCGCGCGAGGGCCTGGTCAAGGCGTTCTCCACCTTCGAGAACGCCATCCTCGGCTACCACGACGACAAGTCGCTGAGCCGCGGTCCGCTGTACTCCCGCAAGAAGCTGGTGGAGCGTACCCGCGACTTCATCGCCCAGTTCGACATCCGCCCGGGCAACCCGTTGCTGCGGGTGGGCCTCTTGTCCGGCGGCAACCAGCAGAAAGTGGTGTTGGCGCGCGAAATCCATGCCAATCCGGACCTGCTGTTGATCGGCCAGCCGACGCGCGGCGTCGACATCGGCGCGATCGAATTCATCCACAAGCGGCTGATCGAGCTGCGGGACGAAGGCAGGGCCATCTTGCTGGTCTCGGTGGAACTTGAGGAAATTCTGGCGCTGGCGGACCGCATCCTGGTGATGGCCGGCGGCCAGATCACCGGCGAAGTGGCGGCGAAGAACGCCGACACCATTTCCCTCGGCTTGCTCATGGGGGGGCACAAGCATTGA
- a CDS encoding GrpB family protein yields the protein MTETVTIIAHQARWADEFEAVAARLDAALGSQALRIDHIGSTSVPGLAAKDVIDIQITVAELDESVSQSLSDAGFALKPFNRDHLPPGFDDVGEQWRKFFFREQEGERRVHIHVRRVGAANQRYALLFRDYLRAHPASAAAYGELKRRLAAGLADPDSYPDVKDPAVDLIYLAAEQWAELTSWQPRAV from the coding sequence ATGACTGAAACGGTGACCATCATCGCGCATCAAGCCCGCTGGGCGGACGAGTTCGAAGCCGTCGCTGCGAGGCTGGACGCCGCGCTGGGAAGCCAGGCCCTGCGCATCGATCACATCGGCTCCACCTCGGTGCCCGGTTTGGCGGCAAAGGATGTGATCGACATTCAGATCACGGTGGCGGAACTGGATGAGAGCGTGTCCCAAAGCCTGAGCGATGCCGGTTTCGCCCTTAAGCCATTCAACCGCGACCACTTGCCGCCCGGATTCGACGATGTCGGCGAGCAATGGCGCAAGTTCTTCTTCCGCGAACAGGAGGGCGAACGCCGCGTCCACATCCATGTGCGGCGGGTGGGCGCGGCCAATCAGCGCTACGCCCTGCTGTTCCGCGACTATCTGCGCGCCCATCCGGCAAGCGCTGCGGCTTACGGCGAGCTGAAACGGCGCTTGGCGGCAGGCCTGGCCGATCCGGACAGCTACCCGGACGTGAAAGACCCCGCGGTGGACCTGATCTATCTCGCGGCCGAGCAATGGGCGGAACTGACCAGCTGGCAACCGCGCGCCGTTTGA
- a CDS encoding VOC family protein, which produces MRYPDMVILYVDQPSRSADFYARLFDLQPLELSPTFAMLKFASGMRLGLWSRHTAEPAVEMTGGGGELAVLLENFDALEACYARWQALGLPILQEMADMDFGRTFVAQDPDGHRLRAYVVTE; this is translated from the coding sequence ATGCGATACCCCGATATGGTGATTTTGTACGTGGACCAGCCTTCCCGCAGCGCGGATTTTTACGCCCGATTATTCGACTTGCAGCCTCTGGAGCTGTCTCCCACCTTCGCCATGCTGAAATTCGCGTCCGGCATGCGGTTGGGGCTATGGTCGCGCCATACGGCGGAGCCCGCCGTCGAAATGACCGGCGGCGGCGGAGAGCTGGCGGTGCTGCTTGAGAATTTCGACGCGCTGGAGGCGTGCTATGCCCGCTGGCAGGCCTTGGGGCTGCCCATTCTGCAGGAGATGGCCGATATGGATTTCGGCCGCACTTTCGTGGCGCAGGACCCGGACGGCCACAGGCTGCGCGCTTACGTCGTGACAGAGTGA
- a CDS encoding nitroreductase family protein produces the protein MSRLPFNQGQPAFVPLSTYQRYPEAEMVERSRAFYADIRRRRTVREFTSQPVPREVIENALRAAGTAPSGANHQPWHFAVVSDPELKRKIRQGAEAEEREFYTHRAPQEWKDALAPLGTDADKPFLETAPYLIAIFGQKKTVLDDGSELKNYYVPESVSIAAGFLIAALHHAGLATLTHTPSPMNFLNQLLARPAHEKPYILLVAGYPASDCMVPNIGKKPLEEIASFY, from the coding sequence ATGAGCAGATTGCCGTTCAACCAGGGCCAGCCGGCCTTCGTCCCGCTCAGCACCTACCAACGCTATCCGGAAGCGGAAATGGTGGAACGCTCCCGAGCCTTCTACGCCGACATCCGCCGCCGCAGGACCGTGCGCGAATTCACCAGCCAGCCCGTTCCCCGCGAAGTGATAGAAAACGCGCTGCGCGCCGCCGGCACCGCGCCCTCCGGCGCCAACCACCAGCCCTGGCATTTCGCCGTCGTCAGCGACCCCGAGCTGAAACGGAAGATACGGCAAGGCGCGGAAGCCGAGGAGCGCGAATTCTATACACACCGCGCGCCGCAAGAGTGGAAGGACGCGCTGGCGCCGCTGGGCACCGATGCAGACAAGCCCTTCCTGGAAACCGCGCCGTATCTGATCGCCATCTTCGGCCAGAAAAAAACGGTGCTGGACGACGGCAGCGAGCTCAAGAACTACTATGTGCCCGAGTCGGTATCGATCGCCGCCGGTTTCCTGATCGCCGCGCTGCACCACGCCGGCCTCGCCACCCTCACCCACACGCCCAGCCCGATGAACTTCCTCAACCAGCTGCTGGCGCGCCCCGCCCACGAGAAACCCTATATCCTGCTAGTGGCCGGCTATCCGGCGAGCGATTGCATGGTGCCCAATATCGGCAAGAAACCGCTGGAGGAGATCGCCAGCTTCTACTGA
- a CDS encoding tRNA pseudouridine(65) synthase TruC, which produces MLQILYRDDLLIAIHKPSNLLVHRTELDRHETRFAIQMLRDQIGRRVYPVHRLDKGTSGALLFALEKDVGRELSWQFERQQVEKRYLAVVRGHADDAGHIDHPLSRRPDDLEWIGEKVETAPQPAVTDYRTLARVELPIMVERYPSSRYSLLELAPLTGRRHQLRRHLKHIAHPIIGDSTYGKGRHNRMFADELDCRRMLLACVEMRLTHPANGEPLRLACPLERNFTALLARLDWADAARAAGIELTI; this is translated from the coding sequence ATGCTGCAAATACTGTATCGGGACGATCTGCTGATCGCCATCCACAAGCCGTCCAATCTGCTGGTGCACCGCACCGAGCTGGACCGCCACGAAACCCGCTTCGCCATCCAGATGCTGCGCGACCAGATCGGCCGACGGGTCTACCCTGTCCATCGGCTGGACAAAGGCACATCGGGCGCGCTGCTGTTCGCGCTGGAAAAGGATGTCGGCCGCGAATTGTCCTGGCAATTCGAGCGCCAGCAGGTGGAGAAGCGCTACCTGGCCGTCGTCCGCGGCCATGCCGACGACGCCGGGCATATCGACCACCCGCTCAGCCGCCGCCCGGACGACCTGGAATGGATAGGCGAGAAGGTGGAAACCGCGCCGCAACCGGCCGTCACCGATTACCGGACCCTGGCGCGCGTCGAGCTGCCCATCATGGTGGAACGATACCCCTCCAGCCGCTACAGCTTGCTGGAGCTCGCGCCGCTGACCGGCCGCCGCCACCAGTTGCGCCGCCACCTGAAGCACATCGCCCATCCCATCATTGGCGACTCCACCTACGGCAAAGGCCGCCATAACCGGATGTTCGCCGACGAGCTGGACTGCCGCCGCATGCTGCTGGCCTGCGTGGAAATGCGGCTGACCCACCCGGCCAACGGTGAGCCGCTGCGGCTTGCCTGCCCGCTGGAGCGGAACTTCACCGCGTTGCTGGCGCGCTTGGACTGGGCCGACGCCGCGCGCGCCGCCGGCATCGAATTAACCATCTGA
- a CDS encoding GNAT family N-acetyltransferase: MIQLARQDQDIEHCFAVMRQLRPHLQANAFVATVRAQMAEGYQLAYLRDGDAIACVAGFRLQRTLIAGKSLYIDDLATDETIRSRGHGAAMMAWLRQLAMAEGCGEIHLDSGVQRHRAHRFYLNRNMDIVAHHFSELLKHD, encoded by the coding sequence ATGATCCAACTCGCCCGGCAAGATCAGGACATAGAGCATTGCTTCGCCGTGATGCGGCAACTGCGGCCGCATCTGCAGGCTAACGCTTTCGTCGCAACCGTGCGCGCCCAAATGGCCGAAGGCTATCAACTGGCTTATCTGCGGGATGGAGATGCCATCGCCTGCGTGGCCGGCTTCCGCCTTCAACGCACGCTGATCGCCGGCAAGAGCTTGTATATCGACGACCTCGCCACCGATGAAACCATACGTTCACGCGGCCACGGCGCGGCGATGATGGCCTGGCTGCGCCAGCTGGCCATGGCCGAAGGCTGCGGCGAAATCCACCTGGACTCCGGCGTGCAGCGCCACCGCGCCCACCGTTTCTACCTGAACCGGAATATGGACATCGTCGCCCATCACTTCTCTGAATTGCTCAAGCATGACTGA
- a CDS encoding GNAT family N-acetyltransferase: MPDVNVQITAGATREQKAAQVKDITDSLVRHLGKKPEHTHIVIQEIRAEDWGYAGQLTDDWKRRQGSGWGSGIATAACACLLQWGHCHIGLARIQATVLPENARSIRVLERVGFQREGLLRS, translated from the coding sequence ATGCCCGACGTCAATGTTCAAATCACGGCTGGCGCCACCCGCGAACAAAAAGCCGCGCAGGTGAAGGACATCACCGATTCACTGGTTCGCCATCTGGGCAAGAAACCCGAGCATACCCATATCGTGATTCAGGAAATCCGCGCAGAGGACTGGGGCTACGCCGGCCAGCTGACCGATGACTGGAAGCGCCGGCAAGGCTCCGGCTGGGGCAGCGGCATCGCCACGGCCGCCTGCGCCTGCTTGCTGCAATGGGGACACTGCCACATCGGTCTGGCCCGCATCCAGGCCACCGTATTGCCGGAAAACGCGCGCTCCATCCGCGTGCTGGAACGCGTCGGCTTTCAGCGCGAAGGTTTGCTGCGCAGCTAG
- a CDS encoding 23S rRNA (adenine(2030)-N(6))-methyltransferase RlmJ produces MLSYRHAFHAGNHADVLKHLIEIELLNYLGQKDKPYWYIDTHAGAGAYSLTEGYATKNAEFETGIARLWQRDDLPEAVRNYVDVVKRMNPDGELKFYPGSPWCAADVMPESDKLRLFELHPSDAQILQENFSGSGRRVQIQQANGFDGIKAVLPPPPRRALVLIDPPYEDKRDYHNVVTGLKEGLKRFATGVYAVWYPCLQRAEMKEMIPELKKLPAKSWLRAELHVQGPSADGFGMHGSGMFILNAPWTLPQTLNETLPYLVRHLGLDAKASFILETGGDL; encoded by the coding sequence ATGCTCAGCTATCGCCACGCTTTCCACGCCGGCAACCACGCCGATGTGCTCAAGCATCTGATCGAGATCGAGCTGCTGAATTACCTGGGCCAGAAAGACAAGCCCTACTGGTATATCGACACTCACGCCGGCGCCGGCGCCTATTCGCTGACCGAAGGCTACGCCACCAAGAACGCCGAGTTTGAAACCGGCATCGCCCGCCTGTGGCAGCGCGACGATCTGCCCGAAGCCGTACGCAACTACGTGGACGTGGTCAAGCGCATGAACCCGGACGGCGAGCTGAAGTTCTACCCCGGTTCGCCGTGGTGCGCCGCCGACGTGATGCCGGAAAGCGACAAGCTGCGCCTGTTCGAATTGCATCCCAGCGACGCCCAGATCCTGCAGGAGAACTTTTCCGGCAGCGGCCGCCGGGTGCAGATCCAGCAGGCCAACGGCTTCGACGGCATCAAGGCCGTGCTGCCGCCGCCGCCGCGCCGCGCGCTGGTGCTGATTGATCCGCCTTACGAAGACAAGCGCGACTACCACAACGTGGTCACCGGCTTGAAAGAAGGCCTGAAACGCTTCGCCACCGGCGTTTACGCGGTGTGGTACCCCTGCCTGCAGCGCGCGGAAATGAAAGAGATGATTCCCGAGTTGAAGAAGCTGCCGGCCAAGAGCTGGCTGCGGGCGGAACTGCACGTGCAAGGCCCGTCGGCGGACGGTTTCGGCATGCACGGCAGCGGCATGTTCATCCTCAACGCGCCGTGGACCCTGCCGCAAACCCTGAACGAAACGCTGCCCTACCTGGTCCGGCATTTGGGCTTGGACGCCAAGGCCAGTTTCATTCTGGAAACCGGCGGCGATCTGTAA
- a CDS encoding helix-turn-helix transcriptional regulator, whose product MARSERLLDLLQLLRRYRLPVTAQTLADELGVSVRTVYRDIASLQLQGADIAGEPGMGYQLRPGFLLPPLMFADEEIEALVLGMRWVEKRADSRLARAAGNALAKVAAVLPDDLRRRLEDETLLVGPADGPGIAVDMAALRDAIRLQRKLVLSYRDVNGGDSRRVVWPFALGFFEKVQVLAAWCELRQDFRHFRCDRILRCESADERYPRRRQVLLKEWRQRLGIAGPA is encoded by the coding sequence ATGGCGCGTTCGGAACGACTGCTGGACCTGTTGCAGCTGTTGCGCCGCTACCGGCTGCCGGTGACGGCGCAGACGCTGGCGGACGAGCTGGGCGTCAGCGTGCGGACTGTCTACCGCGACATCGCCAGCCTGCAGCTGCAGGGCGCGGACATTGCCGGCGAGCCGGGCATGGGCTACCAGTTGCGGCCCGGCTTCCTGCTGCCGCCGCTGATGTTCGCCGATGAGGAAATAGAAGCGCTGGTGTTGGGCATGCGTTGGGTGGAGAAACGCGCCGACTCCAGGCTGGCGCGCGCCGCAGGCAACGCCCTGGCCAAGGTGGCGGCGGTATTGCCGGACGATTTGCGCCGGAGGCTGGAGGACGAAACGCTGCTGGTGGGGCCGGCGGACGGGCCGGGCATCGCGGTGGACATGGCCGCGCTGCGCGACGCCATTCGTTTGCAGCGCAAGCTGGTTTTGTCGTATCGGGACGTCAACGGCGGGGACAGCCGGCGTGTAGTCTGGCCTTTCGCGCTGGGTTTTTTCGAGAAGGTGCAGGTGCTGGCCGCCTGGTGCGAACTGCGGCAGGATTTCCGCCACTTCCGTTGCGACCGAATACTGAGATGCGAAAGCGCGGATGAGCGCTACCCGCGCCGCCGCCAGGTTTTGCTGAAGGAATGGCGGCAGCGACTGGGCATCGCCGGTCCGGCTTAG
- a CDS encoding ABC transporter permease: protein MKFGQPSTLPRWAQLTILPALNLLAALLVTGLVTWMIGEDPWECLKLLISGAFGYGEGIGYTLFYTTSYIFAGLAVATAFHAGLFNIGGEGQAYLAGLGVTLVMLGFDHTLPPYVLIPLAMLAAMGFGAAWAYIPAYLQAKRGSHIVVTTIMFNFIAYSLMLYLISHQLIEAGSQNPTTRLFAENGWIPQVHEVFTSLPSSPLNLSFVFALLAAGLFYLIVWHSRWGFTLRTVGTNEHAAGYAGMSVSRVIIVAMCVSGALAGLASVNDLLGSSHRMNVLFTNGVGFVGIAVALMGRNHPVGIVLSALLFGALTQGGSDLSFEKPMITREMILFIQGLIILFCGALENLFEPFIAGLFKRKDK, encoded by the coding sequence TTGAAATTCGGACAACCATCCACGCTGCCGCGCTGGGCGCAGCTGACCATCCTGCCGGCGCTGAATCTGCTGGCCGCGCTTCTGGTGACCGGCCTGGTCACCTGGATGATAGGCGAGGACCCATGGGAGTGCCTTAAGCTGCTGATCAGCGGCGCCTTCGGCTACGGCGAGGGCATAGGCTACACGCTGTTCTACACCACCAGCTACATCTTCGCCGGCCTGGCGGTGGCCACCGCCTTCCATGCCGGGCTGTTCAACATCGGCGGCGAAGGCCAGGCCTATCTGGCCGGCCTGGGCGTCACGCTGGTGATGCTGGGCTTCGACCACACCCTGCCGCCCTATGTGCTGATTCCGTTGGCCATGCTGGCGGCGATGGGCTTCGGCGCGGCCTGGGCTTACATCCCGGCCTATCTGCAGGCCAAGCGCGGCAGCCATATCGTGGTGACCACGATCATGTTCAACTTCATCGCCTACTCGTTGATGTTGTACCTGATCAGCCACCAACTGATCGAAGCCGGCTCGCAGAACCCGACCACCCGCCTGTTCGCCGAAAACGGCTGGATTCCGCAAGTCCACGAGGTATTCACTTCGCTGCCCAGTTCGCCGCTGAACCTGTCCTTCGTGTTCGCGCTGCTGGCCGCAGGCCTGTTCTACCTGATCGTCTGGCACAGCCGCTGGGGCTTCACGCTGCGCACTGTCGGCACCAACGAACACGCCGCCGGCTATGCAGGCATGAGCGTCAGCCGCGTGATCATCGTCGCCATGTGCGTGTCCGGCGCGCTGGCGGGGCTGGCCTCGGTCAACGACCTGTTGGGCTCCTCGCACCGCATGAACGTGCTGTTCACCAACGGCGTCGGCTTCGTCGGCATCGCCGTGGCGCTGATGGGCCGCAACCACCCGGTGGGCATCGTCCTGTCCGCGCTGCTGTTCGGCGCGCTGACTCAGGGCGGCTCTGACCTGTCGTTCGAAAAGCCGATGATCACCCGCGAGATGATCCTGTTCATCCAGGGCCTGATCATCCTGTTCTGCGGCGCGCTGGAAAACCTGTTCGAGCCGTTCATCGCCGGCCTGTTCAAGCGCAAGGACAAGTAA
- a CDS encoding BMP family lipoprotein: protein MTIQLKRISFAVAAAVLSAAACAKDFTPAVIYDSAGKFDKSFSEAAYNGAERFKKDFKLNYREGQISSDAQKEQLLRKMASRDTDIVVAVGFNFSQAVETVAKEYPKVKFTLIDAVAKGPNVQSIVFKEQEGSFLVGMAAALKSKTGKVGYIGGMDIPMIRAFGCGYAQGAKHANKNVAVLQNMTGTTPQAFNDPARGTELAKSQFDRGADVIFVAAGGTGLGVLQAAKNAGKFSIGVDSNQNHLFPGSVLTSMVKKVDVAVYNTFKDAKDGSWKSGVRVLGLKEQAVDWALDKYNRSLITPDMEKKINEAKAEIISGKIKVVDYRANNSCPAQ, encoded by the coding sequence ATGACCATCCAACTGAAACGTATCAGCTTCGCTGTCGCCGCAGCGGTTCTGTCCGCCGCCGCGTGCGCCAAAGACTTCACTCCCGCCGTGATCTACGACTCGGCCGGCAAGTTCGACAAGAGCTTCAGCGAAGCCGCCTACAACGGCGCCGAACGTTTCAAGAAAGACTTCAAGCTCAACTACCGCGAAGGCCAGATTTCTTCCGACGCGCAGAAAGAACAGCTGCTGCGCAAGATGGCCAGCCGCGATACCGACATCGTGGTCGCCGTCGGCTTCAACTTCTCCCAGGCCGTGGAAACCGTGGCCAAGGAATATCCGAAGGTCAAGTTCACGCTGATCGACGCCGTGGCCAAGGGCCCGAACGTGCAGAGCATCGTGTTCAAGGAACAGGAGGGCTCCTTCCTGGTGGGCATGGCCGCCGCGCTGAAATCCAAGACCGGCAAGGTGGGTTATATCGGCGGCATGGACATCCCGATGATCCGCGCCTTCGGCTGCGGCTACGCCCAGGGCGCCAAGCACGCCAACAAGAACGTGGCCGTGCTGCAGAACATGACCGGCACCACCCCGCAGGCCTTCAATGACCCGGCGCGCGGCACCGAGCTGGCCAAGAGCCAGTTCGACCGCGGCGCGGACGTGATCTTCGTCGCCGCCGGCGGCACCGGCCTGGGCGTGCTGCAAGCGGCCAAGAACGCCGGCAAGTTCTCCATCGGCGTGGACAGCAACCAGAATCACCTGTTCCCGGGTTCGGTGCTGACCTCCATGGTTAAAAAAGTGGACGTGGCCGTCTACAACACCTTCAAGGACGCCAAGGACGGCTCCTGGAAGTCCGGCGTGCGCGTGCTGGGCCTGAAGGAACAAGCTGTGGATTGGGCGCTGGACAAGTACAACCGTTCGCTGATCACTCCTGACATGGAGAAGAAGATCAACGAAGCCAAGGCCGAGATCATCAGCGGCAAGATCAAGGTGGTCGACTATCGCGCCAACAACAGCTGCCCGGCGCAATAA